One Candida dubliniensis CD36 chromosome 1, complete sequence genomic region harbors:
- a CDS encoding chitin synthase 3, putative (Similar to C. albicans CHS3;~Similar to S. cerevisiae CHS3), with protein MSNFRDSSSPRRGYSEFDPESGEGLGRKKSLIRPERSRMDENHPRFHYTQVANQESNHIKVQPSSTGVDPRKSNELSTSRSHLSNYATPSHQEEDEDEGIPLMDIHNASPNVSSDQNNDLKGGREVYGLNDEINDYGNSPKKNQVISSSRPLNKEKPTKPKHDIYFWKVYCYAITFWAPAPLLKLFGLPTKDRQFAWREKIGLISCILYIGAFVAYLTFGFTKTVCSSQVVRTQINHVNGGYLIINGRAYDLTSSQHPKAAGIQAGANVLYPPMNAGGKDASFLFQNVNGNCKGLIKPRDNCSIPYNGDELAWYMPCRLFNQDGSTKPNNTFAYYKGWACHTSETARDAYYKLKVNGDVYFTWDDVKNSSRNLVVYSGNVLDLDLINWIETDDVTYPELFDKLRDDETYRGLDISLVLTNSEERQAARCLTEIIKVGSIDTDTIGCIASQVVLYVSLVFILSVVVVKFIMACWFKWVTSRKQGATMYDSKAWAKRNREIEDWVDHDHGIGAEVKTVPVKARANYKAAKTNRQSVFHRAQKLSLGPNADLSQYYDNPNALSKTFKYTTMSTQAALLGRNGYGKRGNNANKSVSGGFNGRQSNLYLTDQGSSTDLLNRPISSYNPFDSMGDDSIVINGLSPDIIHPDVVPQPPVEYQPFGYPLAHTINLVTCYSEDEDGIRITLDSIATTDFPNSHKLILVICDGLIKGSGNDETTPDIVLDMMSDFTVPRDEVEAYSYVAVAQGSKRHNMAKVYAGFYKYNDETVPPEKQQRIPMITIVKCGTPEEASAPKPGNRGKRDSQIILMSFLQKVVFDERMTSLEYEMLQSIWRVTGLMAEFYEIVLMVDADTKVFPDSLTHMVAEMVKDPTIMGLCGETKISNKAQTWVTAIQVFEYYISHHQAKAFESIFGGVTCLPGCFCMYRIKAPKGSDGYWVPILANPDIVERYSDNVVDTLHRKNLLLLGEDRYLSSLMLRTFPKRKQVFVPKAACKTVVPDKFKVLLSQRRRWINSTVHNLFELVLVKDLCGTFCFSMQFVIFIELIGTLVLPAAITFTIYVIIVAIVSKPTPVMSLVLLAVIFGLPGCLIVITVSSLSYLVYFVIYLFALPIWNFVLPSYAYWKFDDFSWGETRTVAGGDKGDHSAVEGKFDSSKIAMKRWREWERERRNTENRKQQQQQQLTNNSSNNLAVPGAAWDPSNTGGNLIDDLSQGSSSGSG; from the coding sequence ATGTCTAATTTTAGAGATAGTTCTAGTCCTCGAAGAGGCTATTCAGAATTTGATCCTGAATCTGGTGAAGGTTTaggaagaaagaaatcCTTAATTAGACCAGAAAGATCAAGAATGGATGAAAACCATCCCCGATTCCATTATACTCAAGTTGCCAATCAGGAATCTAATCATATTAAAGTACAACCATCTTCAACTGGTGTTGATCCTCGTAAATCAAACGaattatcaacatcaaGATCCCATTTAAGTAATTATGCTACTCCATCACATCAAGAGGAAGATGAAGACGAGGGGATCCCCTTAATGGATATACATAATGCTTCACCTAATGTTAGTAGTgatcaaaataatgatcTAAAAGGTGGACGTGAAGTTTATGGGTTAAACGATGAAATTAACGATTATGGCAATTCACCCAAGAAAAACCAAgtaatttcatcatcaagaCCATTAAACAAGGAAAAACCAACTAAACCTAAACATGACATATATTTTTGGAAAGTTTATTGTTATGCTATTACATTTTGGGCTCCAGCtccattattgaaattatttggatTACCAACAAAAGATCGTCAATTTGCCTGGAGAGAAAAAATCGGATTGATTTCTTGTATTCTTTATATTGGTGCATTTGTTGCCTATTTGACTTTTGGTTTCACTAAAACAGTTTGTTCGAGTCAAGTGGTTAGAACCCAAATTAATCATGTTAATGGTggttatttgattattaatgGTAGAGCTTACGATTTAACTTCGTCGCAACATCCAAAAGCAGCTGGTATACAAGCCGGTGCTAATGTTTTATACCCTCCGATGAATGCTGGTGGTAAAGATGCatcatttcttttccaaaatgTTAATGGTAACTGTAAGGGGTTAATCAAACCAAGAGATAATTGTTCTATTCCATACAATGGTGATGAATTGGCTTGGTATATGCCATGTCGTCTTTTCAACCAAGATGGTTCAACTAAACCAAATAATACATTTGCTTATTATAAAGGATGGGCTTGTCATACCAGTGAGACTGCTCGTGATGCCtattataaattgaaagttAATGGTGATGTTTATTTCACCTGGGATGACGTTAAGAATTCATCAAGAAACTTGGTGGTGTACTCTGGGAATGTGttggatttggatttgataaattggatTGAAACTGACGATGTTACTTATCCCGAGttgtttgataaattaagaGATGATGAAACTTATCGTGGATTGGATATATCTTTGGTTTTGACAAATTCTGAAGAACGACAGGCAGCTAGATGTTTAACAGAAATTATCAAAGTTGGATCTATTGATACTGATACTATTGGTTGTATTGCATCTCAAGTTGTGTTGTACGTGTCCTTGGTGTTCATTTTATCGGTTGTTGTCgtcaaatttattatggCATGTTGGTTTAAATGGGTCACTTCAAGAAAACAGGGGGCTACAATGTACGATTCAAAAGCTTGGGcgaaaagaaatagagaAATCGAAGACTGGGTCGATCATGATCATGGTATTGGTGCCGAAGTCAAAACCGTACCTGTGAAAGCTAGAGCTAATTATAAAGCTGCCAAAACCAATAGACAATCTGTTTTCCATAGAGCCCAAAAATTGTCTTTGGGACCAAATGCTGATTTATCACAATATTATGATAATCCTAATGCTCTTTCCAAGACTTTTAAATATACCACCATGTCCACTCAAGCAGCATTATTGGGACGCAATGGATACGGTAAACGTGGTAATAATGCCAATAAAAGTGTTAGTGGTGGGTTCAATGGCAGACAATCCAATCTTTATTTGACTGATCAAGGTTCATCAACTGATTTATTGAACCGtccaatttcttcttaTAATCCATTTGATTCTATGGGTGATGATTCCATTGTCATTAATGGTTTATCTCCAGATATTATTCATCCTGATGTTGTTCCTCAACCACCAGTTGAATATCAACCTTTTGGATATCCATTAGCTCATACAATTAATTTGGTCACTTGTTAttctgaagatgaagatggtATTCGTATTACTTTGGATTCGATTGCCACTACTGATTTCCCTAATTCTCATAAATTAATCCTTGTTATTTGTGATGGTTTAATTAAAGGTTCGGGTAATGATGAAACAACTCCCGATATTGTGTTGGATATGATGTCAGACTTTACCGTGCCTAGAGATGAAGTTGAAGCTTATTCATATGTTGCAGTTGCCCAAGGTAGTAAGCGTCATAATATGGCCAAAGTTTATGCTGGGTTTTACAAGTATAACGACGAAACAGTCCCACCAGAAAAGCAACAACGTATTCCAATGATTACTATTGTCAAATGTGGTACCCCTGAGGAAGCCAGTGCTCCTAAACCAGGTAATAGAGGTAAACGTGATTCACAAATCATTTTAATGTCATTTTTACAAAAAGTTGTTTTTGATGAAAGAATGACTAGTTTAGAATATGAAATGTTACAAAGTATTTGGAGAGTCACTGGATTAATGGCAGAATTTTATGAAATTGTGTTGATGGTTGATGCTGATACTAAAGTTTTCCCAGATTCATTAACTCATATGGTTGCCGAAATGGTTAAAGATCCAACTATTATGGGATTATGTGGAGAAACAAAGATTTCCAACAAGGCACAAACATGGGTTACGGCAATTCAAGTTTTCGAATATTATATTTCCCATCATCAAGCCAAGGCGTTTGAATCGATTTTCGGTGGGGTTACTTGTTTACCTGGTTGTTTCTGTATGTATAGAATCAAGGCACCAAAGGGATCTGATGGATATTGGGTACCTATTTTGGCTAACCCGGATATTGTCGAGAGATATTCAGATAATGTGGTTGATACTTTACATCGTAAgaatttgttgttattgggTGAAGATCGTTATCTTTCCTCATTGATGTTGAGAACTTTCCCCAAGAGGAAACAGGTCTTTGTTCCTAAAGCTGCTTGTAAAACTGTTGTTCCCGATAAATTTAAAGTGTTATTATCACAACGTCGTCGTTGGATTAATTCTACTGTGCATAATTTGTTTGAATTGGTTTTGGTTAAAGATTTGTGTGGTACATTTTGCTTTTCTATGcaatttgttatttttattgaattgattggtACTTTGGTGTTGCCAGCGGCCATTACTTTTACTATTTACGTGATTATTGTTGCTATTGTATCTAAACCAACTCCAGTTATGTCGTTGGTTTTATTGGCAGTTATTTTTGGGTTACCTGGTTGTTTAATTGTTATTACTGTTTCATCATTGTCGTatcttgtttattttgttatttatCTTTTTGCATTACCAATTTGGAATTTTGTGTTGCCAAGTTATGCATATTggaaatttgatgatttcaGTTGGGGTGAAACAAGAACAGTTGCTGGTGGTGATAAAGGAGATCATAGTGCTGTTGAAggtaaatttgattcttcaAAGATTGCCATGAAAAGATGGAGAGAATGGGAAAGAGAACGTAGAAATACAGAAAacagaaaacaacaacagcagcaacaattGACAAACAATTCAAGTAATAATTTGGCTGTTCCTGGTGCTGCATGGGATCCATCAAATACAGGAggaaatttgattgatgatttaagTCAAGGATCATCTTCGGGGTCTGGTTGA